A single window of Tenericutes bacterium MZ-XQ DNA harbors:
- a CDS encoding nucleotide pyrophosphohydrolase, with product MKDIIDKLIKFRDDRNWKQFHTPENIAKSIVLEAAELLENFQWKNDSADIENIKDEIADIMTYCLYMCETYELDMKTIINEKIMKNEKKYPVDKAFGKADKYNKL from the coding sequence ATGAAGGATATAATTGATAAACTAATAAAATTTAGAGATGATAGAAATTGGAAACAGTTTCATACACCGGAAAACATAGCTAAATCTATAGTCTTAGAAGCAGCAGAACTTTTAGAAAATTTTCAATGGAAAAATGATTCAGCAGATATAGAAAATATAAAAGACGAGATTGCAGATATAATGACTTATTGCTTATATATGTGTGAAACTTATGAATTAGACATGAAAACTATTATCAATGAAAAAATCATGAAGAATGAAAAAAAATATCCAGTAGATAAAGCTTTTGGAAAAGCAGACAAATATAATAAGTTATAG
- a CDS encoding HNH endonuclease, whose amino-acid sequence MDKYLQEWFDIIQYMSNDNTYKLAWGRAIIETILFEDFSYCENDIEISFDSISEKILKYYWNQVFFFNLKQSSNNTKPPIIYSIVSKVIEEYKLIEKKTNPIWFDKAKSFFDKNQELYTNTINKISKTLKLDVCWRYKYANKKVYEIYQLDDKKTKICIPILDAKILKEYSIMLIHVINYKWAQLLEKYNRSPRIVSKVQNSIDNKIRRKNLKKFKEVLVQQFKENAVIDFYTGQELVSSDISVDHVIPWSFMYSDDIWNLVLTSKSNNSRKSNIVPSIDYIEKLKNRNNALLRIIEDEKMKKELILSIEQDYVTKFYYDAII is encoded by the coding sequence TTGGATAAATATCTGCAAGAATGGTTTGATATAATTCAATATATGTCAAATGACAATACATATAAACTCGCATGGGGAAGAGCGATCATAGAGACTATCCTTTTTGAGGATTTTTCTTATTGTGAAAACGACATTGAAATCTCCTTTGATAGCATATCTGAGAAGATATTAAAATATTATTGGAATCAAGTATTTTTCTTTAATTTAAAACAGAGTTCTAATAATACTAAACCACCCATTATTTATTCAATAGTAAGCAAGGTTATTGAAGAATATAAATTAATTGAAAAGAAAACCAATCCTATTTGGTTTGACAAAGCAAAATCGTTTTTTGATAAAAATCAAGAATTATATACCAATACGATTAATAAAATATCTAAAACATTGAAATTAGATGTTTGTTGGAGATATAAATATGCAAATAAAAAAGTATATGAGATATATCAATTAGATGATAAGAAAACTAAAATATGTATACCAATACTTGACGCTAAAATACTAAAAGAATATAGCATTATGCTTATTCATGTTATAAATTATAAGTGGGCACAATTATTAGAAAAATATAATCGATCTCCTAGAATTGTATCAAAAGTTCAAAATTCTATCGATAATAAAATCAGGAGAAAAAATTTAAAGAAATTTAAAGAAGTTCTGGTTCAGCAGTTTAAAGAAAACGCTGTGATTGATTTTTATACTGGTCAGGAATTAGTTAGCAGTGATATAAGCGTTGATCATGTTATACCATGGTCTTTCATGTATAGCGATGATATTTGGAACCTTGTCCTTACAAGTAAATCAAATAACAGTAGAAAATCAAATATTGTGCCATCTATTGATTACATTGAAAAGTTAAAAAATAGAAATAATGCTTTGTTGAGAATAATTGAGGATGAAAAAATGAAAAAAGAGTTAATCTTGTCAATTGAACAAGATTATGTTACAAAGTTTTATTATGATGCAATAATCTAA
- a CDS encoding DNA mismatch repair protein MutT, with the protein MKKSIEVVAAIIRKEDKIFCAQRADKGELAKKWEFPGGKIELGESHQEALIREIKEELNTDIKVNDFILTVKHEYNSFILTMHCYECEVVSGSLNISEHIDSKWLTLLEMTNYDFAQADIPVIQHLINRLDF; encoded by the coding sequence ATGAAAAAAAGTATAGAAGTTGTGGCAGCAATCATTAGAAAAGAGGATAAGATATTTTGTGCTCAAAGAGCTGATAAGGGGGAGTTGGCAAAAAAATGGGAATTTCCGGGTGGAAAAATAGAACTGGGTGAATCACATCAAGAAGCTTTGATCAGGGAGATAAAAGAAGAACTAAACACAGATATCAAAGTTAATGATTTTATTTTAACAGTAAAGCATGAATATAACTCATTTATACTAACCATGCATTGCTATGAGTGTGAAGTTGTTTCTGGATCTTTAAACATTAGTGAACATATTGATAGTAAATGGTTAACGCTTTTAGAAATGACAAATTATGATTTTGCTCAAGCAGATATACCAGTGATACAACATCTAATAAATAGATTAGACTTTTAA
- a CDS encoding ABC transporter, whose protein sequence is MIKLDALTKYYKKHARGILDVSLEIKEGEIFGFIGPNGAGKSTTVRTLLNLIFPTSGTASVNGLDIVSDTIEIRKMVGYIPSEVNFYGDMYVKDFIEYSCGFHGEIDQPFMDILVDKLELDLTRKIEDLSFGNKKKVAIVAALATHPKILILDEPTSGLDPLMQNMFFQFLESERKNGTTIFFSSHNLSEVQRICDRVGIIKEGKLIKVETIDDILKTRAKKVRIKTQDDIDVTDNMLSVERLNGFISFVYTGDMKSLITLLATHKVEDVTITEPALEEIFMHYYEREDLS, encoded by the coding sequence ATGATAAAACTTGATGCACTAACAAAATATTACAAAAAACATGCAAGAGGGATTTTGGATGTTTCTTTAGAGATTAAAGAAGGAGAAATCTTTGGATTTATTGGTCCTAATGGAGCTGGGAAATCCACCACTGTTAGAACTTTGTTAAATCTAATTTTTCCAACAAGTGGAACAGCCAGTGTCAATGGATTAGATATCGTATCCGATACAATTGAGATTAGAAAAATGGTTGGGTATATTCCAAGTGAAGTTAATTTTTATGGGGATATGTATGTCAAAGATTTTATTGAATATTCTTGCGGATTTCACGGAGAAATCGATCAACCATTTATGGATATATTGGTTGATAAACTAGAGTTAGACTTAACAAGAAAGATCGAGGATTTATCTTTTGGAAATAAAAAGAAGGTGGCGATAGTTGCAGCACTTGCGACGCATCCTAAGATTTTGATTTTAGATGAACCAACATCTGGACTTGATCCACTTATGCAAAACATGTTTTTTCAGTTTTTAGAATCTGAGCGAAAAAATGGTACAACCATTTTCTTTTCATCACATAATTTAAGTGAAGTACAACGTATTTGTGATCGTGTAGGTATCATTAAAGAAGGGAAACTAATCAAAGTTGAAACTATTGATGATATTTTAAAAACAAGAGCTAAAAAGGTGAGAATAAAAACCCAAGATGATATTGATGTAACAGACAACATGTTAAGTGTTGAAAGATTAAATGGGTTTATTTCATTTGTATATACGGGTGATATGAAGTCGCTTATTACATTATTGGCAACACATAAAGTTGAGGATGTAACCATTACTGAACCAGCTTTAGAAGAGATCTTCATGCATTATTATGAAAGAGAGGATCTATCATGA
- a CDS encoding serine hydrolase: MQEFFKSGFTKITDGMINHKAVYGAIFNVESEENHLSMLGSSGNLNKDDYYYIASVTKLYVTAMIIILRNLNKLSLDDSITSFFRKDELKRLHVLRDVDYTEFITIRHLLCNQSGLKDYYYYDVSGSKAVDELEQKDTAWTFIKAMDRVKTLKPLFKPGQAKKVNYSDTNFKILGQIIEHVTDMSIDQVFEQYLFKPLDLKHTFVFKEDSKKDIAPIYFKTRKINIPKYMASVPAEGGIVAKASDVMVFIKAFFNGFYFPKEQVQELKQNYRMIFFPGQFYFGTGMEKLWVPRFMSLKFPIKNVLGFWGQTGAFAFYDEDTKLYFTGTINQTSGFGHGQAFKAIIKMIKMYRKEFKAANSFNKEN, translated from the coding sequence ATGCAGGAGTTTTTCAAATCTGGATTTACAAAAATAACTGATGGCATGATCAATCATAAAGCAGTTTATGGAGCGATATTTAATGTTGAGAGTGAAGAAAATCACTTATCGATGCTTGGATCATCTGGAAATTTAAACAAGGATGATTACTACTACATTGCTAGTGTGACCAAACTGTATGTTACAGCAATGATCATAATCCTTAGAAACTTAAATAAATTAAGTCTTGATGATTCAATCACATCTTTTTTTCGTAAGGATGAACTCAAAAGATTGCATGTGCTTAGAGATGTTGATTACACAGAGTTCATTACGATTAGACACTTATTATGTAACCAGTCAGGCTTAAAAGATTACTATTATTATGATGTCTCGGGTTCTAAAGCTGTTGATGAGTTGGAACAAAAAGATACAGCTTGGACATTTATAAAAGCAATGGATAGAGTTAAAACATTAAAACCATTGTTTAAACCAGGACAGGCAAAAAAAGTGAATTACTCAGATACTAACTTTAAAATATTAGGACAAATCATAGAGCATGTTACAGATATGTCTATTGATCAAGTATTTGAGCAATACTTATTTAAACCTTTGGATTTAAAACATACTTTTGTTTTTAAAGAGGATTCAAAAAAAGACATAGCTCCAATTTATTTTAAAACCAGAAAAATAAACATACCTAAATATATGGCTAGTGTTCCAGCAGAAGGTGGTATTGTTGCAAAAGCTAGTGATGTCATGGTTTTTATCAAAGCATTCTTTAATGGCTTTTACTTCCCAAAAGAACAAGTTCAAGAATTAAAACAAAATTATCGAATGATTTTCTTTCCTGGACAATTCTATTTTGGAACAGGTATGGAAAAGTTATGGGTTCCGAGATTTATGTCATTAAAATTTCCGATAAAAAATGTTTTAGGCTTTTGGGGGCAAACTGGAGCCTTCGCATTTTATGATGAAGATACAAAACTTTATTTCACAGGTACAATCAATCAAACAAGCGGATTTGGCCATGGTCAAGCATTTAAAGCGATAATAAAGATGATAAAAATGTATAGAAAAGAGTTTAAAGCTGCGAATAGTTTTAATAAGGAGAATTGA
- a CDS encoding endonuclease: MPNQILLNDLLNLSSEEIKLYKVKFNQLNREGSNPMDEYKKDPDVIDNQWLFWRETQRYFKVGQFAVSLMRLSYDSWLLTTIKEVTEDLNIEHGINFKGVTVEKYSKYFGRVIVKYHKYHQGQGRFLSEIIDQLEVVQILPTTFDGDDFPGYDHVRLTYSQLETIIVRNKRDWIAALENQKAVYLITDTNSGNQYVGSATSNFGMLLSRWKNYVSNGHGGNKMLKEIVSELGFDYIKKYFQYSILENYNARTDDQLVLNRESWWKKTLGTRAFGLNSN, encoded by the coding sequence ATGCCGAATCAAATACTACTTAATGATTTGTTAAATTTGTCTAGTGAAGAAATAAAACTATATAAAGTAAAATTTAATCAACTAAATCGTGAAGGATCAAATCCTATGGATGAATACAAAAAGGATCCAGATGTTATTGATAACCAATGGTTGTTTTGGAGAGAGACTCAAAGATATTTTAAAGTAGGTCAATTTGCAGTCAGTCTCATGAGACTATCATATGATTCTTGGTTGTTAACAACTATAAAAGAAGTAACTGAGGACCTTAACATCGAGCATGGCATAAACTTTAAAGGCGTTACAGTTGAGAAGTATAGTAAATATTTTGGCCGTGTTATTGTTAAGTATCATAAATATCATCAGGGTCAAGGTAGATTTCTTTCTGAGATTATTGACCAGTTAGAGGTTGTACAAATATTACCTACAACATTTGATGGTGATGATTTTCCAGGTTATGATCATGTAAGATTGACCTATTCACAATTGGAAACGATTATAGTTAGGAATAAACGTGATTGGATAGCTGCATTAGAAAATCAAAAAGCAGTTTACTTGATTACTGATACAAATAGTGGAAATCAATACGTTGGTTCAGCAACTTCAAATTTTGGTATGCTCTTATCAAGATGGAAAAACTATGTTTCTAATGGTCACGGTGGTAACAAAATGTTAAAAGAGATAGTGAGTGAACTTGGATTTGACTATATAAAAAAGTACTTTCAATATTCAATATTAGAAAACTATAACGCTAGAACTGATGATCAACTCGTTTTAAATCGTGAGTCATGGTGGAAAAAAACATTAGGCACTAGAGCCTTTGGGCTCAATTCAAATTAA
- a CDS encoding zinc transporter ZupT, with amino-acid sequence MDNLLLAFLVTLFAGLSTGIGSFFAFRKRTNTNFLSFALGLSAGVMIYVSFVDIFPKALDALSQVFSEDRAYLYTTIAFFLGIGLIALIDFLIPKESNPHELQGQGDDESKRKTLLRMGLFTALAIAIHNFPEGLATFVATISDAELGISIAVAIAIHNIPEGIAVAIPIYHATGSKKKAMFWTFFSGLAEPLGAVIGFVLLRSVFNDTTFGFLFAAVAGIMIYISLDELLPSAEKYGKHHLSIIGLVTGMMIMALSLILL; translated from the coding sequence ATGGACAATTTATTATTAGCATTTTTAGTCACCTTATTTGCTGGTTTATCTACGGGTATCGGTAGTTTTTTCGCATTTAGGAAAAGAACAAACACAAACTTCCTTTCATTTGCCTTAGGTTTGAGTGCAGGAGTTATGATATATGTTTCATTTGTAGATATTTTCCCAAAAGCTTTAGATGCTCTTTCTCAAGTCTTTTCAGAAGACAGAGCTTATTTATATACTACAATCGCATTTTTCTTAGGTATTGGATTAATCGCATTGATTGACTTCTTGATTCCTAAAGAAAGTAATCCTCATGAACTTCAAGGACAAGGTGATGATGAATCTAAAAGAAAAACACTGCTTAGAATGGGGTTATTTACTGCACTTGCGATTGCAATTCATAATTTCCCTGAAGGATTAGCTACTTTTGTAGCAACCATCTCTGATGCTGAATTAGGTATTAGTATTGCGGTTGCGATTGCGATTCATAATATTCCTGAAGGTATTGCGGTTGCAATTCCAATTTATCATGCGACTGGATCAAAGAAAAAAGCGATGTTTTGGACATTTTTCTCAGGACTTGCTGAGCCACTAGGTGCAGTGATTGGTTTTGTATTATTAAGATCTGTCTTTAACGATACGACTTTTGGTTTCTTATTTGCTGCTGTGGCTGGGATTATGATCTACATCTCACTAGATGAACTACTTCCATCTGCTGAGAAGTATGGGAAACATCATTTATCGATTATCGGTTTAGTTACTGGTATGATGATTATGGCATTAAGCTTAATATTACTGTAA